The Vicia villosa cultivar HV-30 ecotype Madison, WI linkage group LG1, Vvil1.0, whole genome shotgun sequence genome includes a region encoding these proteins:
- the LOC131658631 gene encoding protein MAIN-LIKE 1-like, with product MLEPIWYSGDPIDALLLTGYIDDAARRIWDGEDRDPQRFYNYDRKIAGLAQPDEPWFQDVLAASGMGDLCQVDYTTIHNGMLVAFVERWHLETSPFHLPHGEITITLDDVACLLHLPIRDTLLGHGRLMKVEAMEMLIAELGCDPNDGLEEVERTRGAHVRFHTL from the exons ATGCTAGAGCCTATATGGTACTCTGGGGATCCTATAGACGCACTCCTTTTGACAGGGTATATCGATGATGCTGCTAGGCGTATATGGGATGGAGAG gaTAGGGATCCCCAGAGGTTCTACAACTACGACCGGAAGATTGCGGGTCTTGCCCAGCCTGACGAGCCATGGTTCCAGGATGTACTAGCAGCTTCTGGCATGGGGGACCTCTGTCAGGTGGACTACACAACGATACATAATGGGATGCTGGTGGCATTTGTAGAGAGATGGCATCTGGAGACCTCCCCATTTCATCTTCCTCACGGCGAGATTACCATCACTCTAGATGATGTGGCATGCCTCCTACATCTACCTATCAGGGATACCCTCCTTGGTCATGGTAGGCTGATGAAGGTGGAAGCGATGGAGATGCTGATTGCTGAGCTGGGGTGCGATCCGAATGACGGacttgaggaggtggagaggacccGAGGGGCGCATGTGAGGTTTCACACCTTGTAG
- the LOC131658638 gene encoding riboflavin synthase-like produces MTASSFSVTLTTKIPKITSSTNHKSHNPQITNLRFKPSPICTLLHSTRKPINLRTNAVSVQCLFTSLVEEIGTVKQIGASPDGGFDLKVNAKTILDGINLGDSISVNGTCLTITEFDIEASDFTVGLALETLRKTSLSELETRSPMNLERAVTPVTRMGGHFVQGHVDGTGEIVSMVPKGDSLWVKVRVEKELLKYIVPKGFIAVDGTSLTVVDVFHDEVCFNFMPVAYT; encoded by the coding sequence atgACTGCTTCTTCATTTTCCGTTACCTTAACCACCAAAATccccaaaatcacttcttcaactAACCACAAATCACATAATCCCCAAATCACCAATCTCCGATTCAAACCTTCCCCTATTTGCACCCTTCTCCACTCCACACGCAAACCAATCAACCTCCGCACCAACGCCGTCTCAGTTCAATGCCTTTTCACCAGCCTCGTCGAAGAAATCGGCACCGTCAAGCAAATCGGAGCATCCCCTGACGGCGGTTTCGACTTAAAAGTCAACGCAAAGACCATCCTCGACGGCATCAATCTCGGCGACAGCATCTCCGTCAACGGCACATGCCTCACCATAACAGAATTCGACATAGAAGCCTCCGATTTCACCGTCGGTCTCGCTCTGGAGACGCTCCGAAAAACATCCCTCTCCGAATTAGAGACCAGATCGCCAATGAACCTCGAGAGAGCAGTGACTCCGGTGACTCGAATGGGGGGACATTTCGTGCAGGGTCACGTGGATGGCACGGGGGAAATTGTGTCTATGGTTCCGAAAGGGGATTCGCTGTGGGTGAAAGTTAGGGTTGAGAAGGAGTTGCTGAAGTATATTGTGCCCAAAGGGTTTATTGCTGTGGATGGGACTAGTTTAACTGTGGTCGATGTTTTTCATGATGAGGTCTGTTTTAATTTCATGCCGGTGGCTTATACTTAG
- the LOC131619899 gene encoding riboflavin synthase-like, with protein MAASSFLVTLTTKIPKITSSTHHKSHNSQITNLRFKPSPIRTLLHSTRKPINLRTNAISVQCLFTGLVEEIGTVKQIGASPDGGFDLKVNAKTVLDGVNLGDSIAVNGTCLTVTQFDTETSDFTVGLAPETLRKTSLSELETGSPVNLERAVTPVTRMGGHFVQGHVDGTGEIVSMVPEGDSLWVKVRVEKELLKYIVPKGFIAVDGTSLTVVDVFDDEVCFNFMLVAYTQEKIVVPMKKVGQKVNLEVDILGKYVERLLSSGFVSSIATKVDALKL; from the coding sequence atggctgcttcttcatttTTGGTTACCTTAACCACCAAAATccccaaaatcacttcttcaaccCACCACAAATCCCATAATTCCCAAATCACCAATCTCCGATTCAAACCTTCTCCTATTCGCACCCTCCTCCATTCCACACGCAAACCAATCAACCTCCGCACCAACGCCATCTCAGTCCAATGCCTCTTCACCGGCCTCGTCGAAGAAATCGGCACCGTCAAACAAATCGGAGCATCCCCTGACGGCGGCTTCGACTTAAAAGTCAACGCAAAGACCGTCCTCGACGGCGTCAATCTCGGCGACAGCATCGCCGTCAACGGCACATGCCTCACCGTAACACAATTCGACACAGAAACTTCCGATTTCACCGTCGGTCTCGCCCCGGAGACGCTCCGAAAAACATCCCTCTCCGAATTAGAGACCGGATCACCCGTGAACCTCGAGAGAGCGGTGACTCCGGTGACTCGAATGGGGGGACATTTCGTGCAGGGTCACGTGGATGGCACGGGGGAGATTGTGTCTATGGTTCCTGAAGGGGATTCGCTGTGGGTGAAAGTTAGGGTTGAGAAGGAATTGCTGAAGTATATTGTGCCGAAAGGGTTTATTGCTGTGGATGGGACTAGTTTGACTGTGGTGGATGTTTTTGATGATGAGGTTTGTTTTAATTTCATGCTGGTGGCTTATACTCAGGAGAAGATTGTTGTTCCGATGAAGAAGGTTGGGCAGAAGGTGAACCTTGAGGTTGATATTCTTGGCAAGTATGTGGAGAGGTTGCTCAGTAGCGGGTTTGTTTCGTCGATTGCAACAAAGGTTGATGCTCTTAAACTATGA
- the LOC131644578 gene encoding pentatricopeptide repeat-containing protein At3g09650, chloroplastic, whose translation MNITLLQPPPSPPISTSFQPHPLHHHTPFSPLIFPKTKTNSFVLNYTNPSSLTATTTSEPRDQKLLTLLQQRKTEEAWIAYTLSTHLPNPTCLSRLLSQLSHHNTPTSLTRAQSIVTRLRNESQLHRLDSNSLGLLAVAAAKAGHTLYASSVVKSMLRSGYLPHVKAWSAVVSSLDSASDDDDASGSVEALRLFHAVTRRLRRLPDLEMAADSRPDTAAFNAALNACVNLGDCKMFLQVFDEMSEFGVVPDSWSYNIVMKLCCGSNRKDLLVFVLERILQLNIGLCMTTLHSLVAAYVDFNDLETAEKIVQAMREKRRDLCRILREANPHFSFENSVNVDDDVDDDVDSVFHKLLPNLMMEKSGNGNLNDLPLLPKVYTPNTRIYTTLMKGYMKAGRVTDTVRMLEAMRCQDDSASHPDHVSYTTVVSALVKAGFMDRARQVLAEMTRIGVPANLITYNILLKGYCKQLQMVEARELLKEMAEDIGIQPDVVSYNILIDGCILVDDSAGALSFFNEMRAKGIAPTKVSYTTLMKAFALSGQPKLAQRVFDEMMNDSRVKVDLIAWNMLVEGYSRLGLVEEAKKVMQKMKENGVHPNVSTYGSYANAIALARKPGEALILWNEVKERCKVAKEGGKTDSSVPPLKPDEGLLDALADICVRAAFFKKALEIVACMEEHGIPPNKTKYTRIYVEMHSRMFTSKHASQARQDRRVERKRAAEAFKFWLGLPNSYYGSEWRLEPLDGYE comes from the coding sequence ATGAACATCACTCTCCTACAACCACCACCATCACCACCAATCTCAACCTCATTCCAACCACACCCTCTTCACCACCACACTCCTTTTTCTCCGTTAATCTTCCCCAAAACCAAAACCAACTCTTTTGTGTTAAACTACACAAACCCCTCTTCACTCACCGCAACCACAACATCAGAACCACGCGACCAAAAGCTTCTAACACTCTTACAACAGCGAAAAACCGAAGAAGCTTGGATTGCATACACTCTCTCCACTCACCTCCCTAACCCCACTTGCCTCAGCCGTTTACTCTCCCAGCTTTCTCACCACAACACTCCCACTTCCCTCACGCGCGCTCAGTCTATCGTCACGCGCCTCCGTAATGAATCTCAGCTCCACCGCCTCGACTCCAACTCCCTCGGCCTCCTCGCCGTTGCCGCTGCTAAAGCTGGCCACACTCTCTACGCTTCGTCCGTTGTCAAATCCATGCTCCGCTCCGGGTATCTTCCTCATGTCAAAGCATGGAGTGCTGTTGTAAGTAGTCTCGATTCTGcttctgatgatgatgatgcttctGGTTCCGTTGAGGCTCTCCGTCTCTTCCATGCTGTCACGCGCAGGCTACGTAGGCTGCCTGACCTTGAAATGGCGGCGGATTCGAGGCCGGATACAGCGGCGTTCAATGCTGCGCTTAATGCGTGTGTGAATTTGGGGGATTGTAAGATGTTCTTgcaggtgtttgatgaaatgtcgGAGTTTGGGGTTGTGCCGGATTCTTGGAGTTATAATATTGTTATGAAGCTCTGTTGTGGGAGTAATAGAAAAGACTTGCTTGTGTTTGTGTTGGAGAGGATTCTTCAGTTGAATATTGGTTTGTGTATGACCACTTTGCATTCCCTTGTTGCTGCttatgttgattttaatgatttgGAAACTGCTGAGAAAATTGTTCAGGCAATGAGGGAGAAAAGGAGAGATCTTTGTAGGATACTTAGAGAGGCCAATCCACACTTTTCTTTTGAAAATTctgttaatgttgatgatgatgttgatgatgatgttgattctGTTTTTCATAAGTTGCTTCCAAATTTGATGATGGAGAAGAGTGGCAATGGAAATTTGAATGATTTGCCTTTGTTGCCAAAAGTTTATACTCCTAACACTAGAATTTACACTACTCTAATGAAAGGCTATATGAAGGCAGGACGTGTTACGGATACAGTGAGGATGCTCGAGGCAATGCGTTGTCAGGATGATAGTGCCAGTCACCCTGACCATGTTTCCTATACCACTGTCGTTTCAGCACTTGTGAAGGCTGGTTTCATGGACCGGGCACGTCAAGTTCTTGCTGAAATGACTAGAATCGGCGTGCCTGCAAATCTGATAACTTACAATATTCTCCTCAAGGGTTACTGTAAACAGCTGCAGATGGTTGAGGCAAGGGAGTTACTTAAGGAGATGGCGGAGGATATTGGGATCCAACCTGATGTTGTGTCGTATAATATACTGATTGACGGTTGTATATTGGTTGATGATAGTGCTGGTGCACTTTCCTTCTTTAATGAAATGAGGGCAAAAGGGATAGCTCCCACAAAGGTTAGTTACACTACTTTGATGAAAGCTTTTGCGTTGTCTGGTCAACCAAAGTTAGCTCAAAGAGTCTTTGACGAAATGATGAACGACTCTCGTGTGAAGGTGGATTTGATTGCTTGGAATATGTTGGTCGAAGGATATAGTAGGCTAGGATTAGTGGAAGAGGCAAAGAAAGTGATGCAAAAGATGAAAGAAAACGGAGTTCACCCTAATGTGAGCACATACGGAAGTTATGCAAATGCAATTGCATTGGCACGAAAACCTGGAGAAGCACTTATACTTTGGAATGAAGTGAAGGAGAGATGCAAGGTAGCGAAAGAAGGAGGAAAAACTGATTCTTCTGTTCCACCATTGAAACCTGATGAAGGGCTTTTGGATGCACTTGCTGATATATGTGTGAGAGCTGCTTTCTTTAAAAAGGCCTTGGAAATTGTGGCTTGTATGGAAGAACATGGGATTCCTCCTAACAAAACAAAGTATACTAGAATATATGTGGAAATGCATTCAAGAATGTTTACTAGTAAGCATGCTTCACAAGCTAGACAAGACAGAAGAGTGGAGAGGAAAAGAGCAGCTGAAGCTTTTAAGTTTTGGTTGGGTTTGCCTAATTCTTATTATGGGAGTGAGTGGAGGTTAGAACCTCTTGATGGGTATGAGTGA